The Helicoverpa armigera isolate CAAS_96S chromosome 18, ASM3070526v1, whole genome shotgun sequence genome segment AAATGTAAACTCCTCTTGGAAACTAAACTTGCTCGTGTTTGGAGTGTCGACGTGATGAGAAGAGAGAATGTCTTACCCGCTAGCTCCACCTATGATGAAGTTCATGTATTTGGGCATCATGGGCTTTGGTGCTGGCGCCCCAGGTTTCGCGCCAGGCTTATCACCCATTGTGTCtgattttgtttattgcttttgtaaaaggatatttataaaaaggatatttttttagattttttgcttcattttataaaaaacggTGACTTGGATCCATGATCCTGTTGGATTGATTATTTGAATGTCATATGTTTTAGTATTTGACAAATCATATTATTTCAGCCTGCTACATTTTATCGTGAAGGTTTTAATTTAGAATCAGTGTCTCTGatgtttaaaaatacctactttctCCCACAGATACAAAGTAAAGAATATTTTGGGTCTCCCCAAGAATTGTAGAGCGAGGATGGTCCTTCCCGTAGAAGCGGCGGGCAATTTCAAACAAGTCATCCTTTCTATTAGGCACCTACCTATGCAGCCACAAGCAGCAAGCATACAGCTTTCATGCATTCGTTACAGATCTAATATTGATCAGAACACGgaatacctagttatttttttctacgtggatcggaagaagaagaagattcaTCTGCGATTAGGTTATTTTTGGCAAAGCTTGGCGccgtcggtccgtggatgggacACTATCTATGAATCCTTGGCATGTGAATTTGAAATTTCTTGGGTGGGTCCTAGTCCCTGTTGTCATTTGAgtgtctttggcagtcgttatctTGACttaccccagcggggcccagtaggggcaaccaaggcctgccggggctgcgggttgttcgaaaaagataccgcggccctggtacataaaaggcctacgacagaacacgacggtttttggTGAGtacgagtctgacactccctcaccgctactaacccacaacgggaggggtcatttgatgatttttgacatcgTCAAAAAAAAGTCATTTACCTTGACTTCATTTTCTATAGCCCTCCTtgggtttaaaataaaaaaatatatatttcaattctCTTTCTAGGATGACAATATCAACTGTGACAACAAAAGGGTTGAAAAAAACCGAAAAACCTATAATATTGACAGTAGTACCACGGGTAGTTTTttcttgcccgtggtactaccagaGTCCAGACCGCTTGGTAGTACTACGGGAAGAAAAaattgcccgtggtactactggtagtactattggtagtaccacgggcaacaaaCGAGAGAAATAGCTAGTaggccataaataaaaatatccccATCTTACTTGCTGTACATGAACATTTTAATGTCATACGCCGTTATAATTGAAATACCGTTGTCATAAGAGCGCAATTCTCAAAAATGTCTGAGCCGTTTTAGATGAAACTTAGTAAACAGAAGATAAGGATGAGAAAAGGAGGTGAAATAACTTTACGAAGCGGACGAGGGAAATGTATTAAATGAAATAGTCATAGTATCGTATAAGATTTATTGATATATAATTTCGAACAGGTGTACTACCACTGCCACTCTTCAGTGAAATCCTGGTCTGTAGGGAAGTGCCTCCTGAAACAAACGTGCATTACTATTGATTACCGTTTAGGAAATATTCCTCCGTTTTAAAAAGGAAGGAATCGGAATTTATGTCTTCAGACTTGTCAATCTGTTTACTtgactgccaagaagggtcATGTTTTTGCATGTCGGGTTTAACGTAAACGTAAAGCCGATTTGACAAAGCTTTTATATTGGAATGAAATTGGCTGAACTGACTTAGATTCAATTTAGTATGTAGACAGCTTAGTCTATCAAGATGCAGGTCTCCTTTTAACAGCTCACAGGGTCCTGTTCGTCTATGTACCAGTTCAAGCGTATTTACTGcaagatttttaatttctttcacgatggcaaaaattatcaaatgacccctcccgctgtgggttagcagtggtgatggaatgtcagacttttactgacttaaAAACCATCGTGGTCCTTCGTAGgcattttatgtaccaggactgcggtaactctttcgaacaatcccacagccctgttttccttcacctttttaatCAGTTatttggtgtccaagatataggcTACTTAGAAGAGATACACAGAGGAGGAATGGCTTCACCTCCGATGCGTGGGCGTAGCAGGCGAGGCGGGCGAGGCGGGCAcggagcggcgcggcggcgtgcGCGTGCGCGGCGACCCCGGCGTGCGCCGCGCCACCTCGCCCAGCAGCGACAGGCACGAGCGGGATAGACGCTGGCTGAAGTTCTGAACACAAAAACATAGAAACAttaagtagatagatagatatacacTTTATTAGGCAcactaattttacatttttgatctaaGATGTAGTTAACGTTAATTGAAAACAGCTAGAAAAGCAGAAACCGTGCTAGTTAGAGAgtagaaattttcacagatgatgtatttctgttgtcgctatagcaacaaatactgaaaacttgaataaaataaatattttggggggctcccatacaacaaacgtgttttttttgctcattttctaaatagtaaataatggtacggaaacCTTCTTGCGCGATTCCGACGCgcatttggccggttttttttttcatggtcGATTTTCTTTGGTGATTTTCGAGAATCTGCATCTATAGAGGATTGTTAATATTGCACTAGTTGAGAATATACCCAAAAGTATCTACGATGGTGAATACGTCCTATTACCTAAATGATTTCAGTTACCGGTAAACAGGAGCCCTTCATCTCGCGCAGGTCTATCTTCCTGAAGAGCTCGCAGAGTAGCAGCTCGTGCAGACTGGGGGTGCGAGGACCAAAGATCTGCTCGATGATCTCCACTACCTGTTCACAGAGAAAAACCTGCTTTTTAACCTACGTAATAACTGTAAAATGATATGTGAACGAACGGCGTCGGCAAAATTCTGTAggttaatttattaagttactTACCGTCAATCGCAGAAAcgtccattaaaattaaagcttcttgGAATCTATTGCTATCGCTTTTTAACTTATgaacaaagaaagagtcagcaatagatttaaagaagctttagtGGATCTTTCTGCAAATAACGGTCAatctaaaagtttatttcaaggagatattaaatcatatttaagTTTCATCCTTCTTTTGTATTATCGCCGCTTATTGCGAGACTTAGGTTTACCAGAAAGAACGTTTGATATTGACCATCTTCGTCTCATATGATCTACAATTATTATCCCATTCCGTTTACCTTATTATACTTACATTAGGATAATTAGGCAGCAAATCTGGTAATAATGACAGGTCAATCTCAGCGCCGGCGCACATCTCGAACAGTACGTGTCCCAGAGACAATGCCTCGACGTGTTCTAACTGTGCCGCTAGAGCTATGGGACACCGCGGCTGGGCACCTATAAGAGTGTTCTCTAAACCGCATATCCTGTAAGCGTTATTAATTTTTGCTGACTATTATCACGAGTACaaatttaaaaaggttttattttcagaatatggtcccacgttgggcgccaacaAGCGTTCTTGGCGCCCAAACAGGGCTTTCGAACACTTACCGCGCAACACCGTTCTGTACTACAACATTTCCTGAATGCAAGTGTCGGAATGGAGGGAACCCCTTCTCTTTAAGGAAGAGTAATCCTTCTAACATTTGCCGGCCGAACCTCGCGACTTGCCACGCCGGGAGGCCAGTGCCTGTAGTTCCGTATTTACGAGTATACTCTTCGTTCCACATACTCTGCAATATTGAAAGTAAACGGTTTACCTGAGCTGTTTACAGCtaagtacaataaaatataaatagctttACAGTTCTTACATTCGTAAAATCAATATAACTATtcggtttacaaaaaaaaatcattaaagtCATTGAGTTAAGTTCTGTAATATGGTCTATAACTGGAAGGAAGTTAAGTACTCTTAAGAAGCATTGAGACTTCCTAAATAATTTACTTGCGATGTTATAATTTCTTTACTAAGCAACATATATATACCTTGTAAATTAGATCCTTGAGGCTCCCTCTAGCGTTAAAAGGTAACACTGTAAGAGCATGGCCGTTACAAAGCTCGAGATCTAGTACGGGATAAATATAAGGATGGTGGAGAGCTCGAAATAACTCCATTATCAATGTCTTTGTACGCTCGCCTTGCTCGATGGGACATTTTGAAGTTAGCGGCATCTGGAATATGCAGTTATATTTATGACTGCAGCTACACTTATTGATGATATTAAAACTACCTCCCAAACGCATATCCTTTAAGAGATTGTTACAGAAGTATTGTATTATGAcgattatatttaatatttttatcgtgtAAGCAATTGTTGGTGagcccaataaataaaataaaatatgaaagtacTCAGTACTAGTGTAAGTATCTAGACTTCATCGATTAGAACTTTAAATGAAATGTAGACTAGACTAGTCTACATTTCATTTAAAGTTCAGTAGTTCTGATGTAAAAGGGCGACAGACGCAGAAGCTAacgttactttcgcatttatgagTAAAGATTTTAAACGCAAATCCAATACGTGGTAGTAAAATTATCattactattatattatataatgttttacctcttttttctattttactgCAAAGTGTCATTTGAaagattaaaagaaaaacgTGCCGTCAGTAGAGGTTACCTTACCAAAGTTAGAAGTCTGTCGGTTTTAATGGAGTTGTCGTGAATTGCGAACCAATGCTTGTTAGTTCGGCAGCCGATGGGACCCAGAGCGGACAGTAAATCGTATCTGGAAACATACTCTTATTGTGGAAAAGAAACGATATAAAAATTTCGTCATCTGCCCacgctttttcccaactatgttggggtcagcttccaacatagttggacacaaggagcgactgcttattttacctgctcaacccagttacccggtcaacccaataccgctaggtaagactggttgtcagacttactggcttctgaacttctgactacccataacgccTTCCAAAATGCTCAATAGCAGCGGTGAAtgctatcaaaaataataatgaaaatagttCAAATCTCGGGgggcttataaaataaaaacacgtaGGTACCTGGGTGACTGTGCCAAATATTCTGTACAAATAGCCAATGCAGCTGAGCTCTCCATAGAGCGGTCGCCGACTCtgtacaaaacataaaatggTATGTAGCATACGTAGTCCTAAACAAAATAACCTCTCACTGCATCAAGAAAACTATTTTTGATATATAGGCAACCAACGGCTTGTAACATAAGCAAGTTATAAGGTCTGATAATTTGTTGGAAGgtgaattttgaaaaacaaaattgttaaacAACAAAAAGGAACTAGATTGTTAACAGACTTAGATAAAATGTGGCACGTAGAAAGATCATAATTTTTCTGGCTATTCACGAGTCTCATAGAATTTGCTATATTTAATAGCAAATTCTATTCTTAGCTTTCTAAAACTATTAAAAGAAGAATATTTGTGAACCTTGGTGACGCAGGTGGTTCCAAAGGCGAAGACTTGCCGGAGCCAGTCCCGATGATAGACTTGTTGAACAACAGCTTGGCTAACGAGTCTATCTTCTGAGCAACGAGCGGAGCACGCTCTGAATTCTCTTCTAAAATATggtgataaataaaatttatcgtttcttatttaaataaataaatgtgctCTCAGTTAAAAAGGAAATGACAGGACTTTTATTGGAGTGATCATTTTGCATGGGCGTTATTAATTTAGACCATTTTGatccataaaatacaaaaatacaaatcgatttttcattttcaaaaggAGAGTATGAAACTATTGGATAAATAATCAAGAATACTAATTActtagaagaagaaaaagaaaataaaagcagTACTTGAGCTACAAGCGCACGATGATCCTTCGCCATCGTCCTGCCTTCCAGCGTCTTGCGTTAgcgataaacaaaacaaaatgtttcaagcAATTGCTGTTCATTGTAAAAAGACCATCGTACGCCGAAAAGAAGAATAAAGATTAAAAGAAGATAGAAGAGTCAATACAATCTAGCTTTGAAGTAACAAGTTACACACTCGTATTCGGATAATTTAGATATCAGTAGATAATGTTTAGAAAAAGATAGGGGATGAAATGAtgacttattaaaaaatataaggcaCGATTGATCAAAGGCGAATTAAGACGTCGTCTTATAGAGCAGTCCTGTCTTATCTCAGAGACCTGAACTAATTAGCTACGTGTTAGATCTTTTGATATGCTTATTTCCAGCACCGGATAttaaaaatgaagcttaggatACTGATGAATATTCAAGTAAAGGAACACTGTGAGCCTTTTCAATATCTATGTATAAGTACCTTATATTCATTAGACTCACCTTCACTCTCTTCTCGGTCAGTGGACACTGATCGTATTCTGAACGCATTCCGTTTATTGGCTGCAGCGATAGACTCAGGGTTGAGTTCAGCTGCAGATTGAGCCCTCCTGCAAGCACCACGACGTTTCTTCTTCCTATAACTACTCCGCGGCCGTTCCTGATAAAACCGGTCATGACCGGTCGTCTCCGGTTCTTTCTGCTCTTTCCCCTCATTATTAGCCTTCATATGCTGGTACAAATTGAACATTTTCGCGGATTTCCGTAAAACGCACAATCTTAGCTTCT includes the following:
- the Slob gene encoding slowpoke-binding protein; the encoded protein is MKHKLEKLRLCVLRKSAKMFNLYQHMKANNEGKEQKEPETTGHDRFYQERPRSSYRKKKRRGACRRAQSAAELNPESIAAANKRNAFRIRSVSTDREESEEENSERAPLVAQKIDSLAKLLFNKSIIGTGSGKSSPLEPPASPRVGDRSMESSAALAICTEYLAQSPRYDLLSALGPIGCRTNKHWFAIHDNSIKTDRLLTLMPLTSKCPIEQGERTKTLIMELFRALHHPYIYPVLDLELCNGHALTVLPFNARGSLKDLIYKSMWNEEYTRKYGTTGTGLPAWQVARFGRQMLEGLLFLKEKGFPPFRHLHSGNVVVQNGVARICGLENTLIGAQPRCPIALAAQLEHVEALSLGHVLFEMCAGAEIDLSLLPDLLPNYPNVVEIIEQIFGPRTPSLHELLLCELFRKIDLREMKGSCLPNFSQRLSRSCLSLLGEVARRTPGSPRTRTPPRRSVPASPASPATPTHRRHFPTDQDFTEEWQW